A single region of the Lactobacillus isalae genome encodes:
- a CDS encoding magnesium transporter CorA family protein yields MIIKQKLAGNIEFDYKWYDIYNCDDHDIRLLKDDFDLTSEIISYITDLHERPHFDHDYITNSDLLVYDVPVWPTADADHFTTLPIKFLMVDHTLFTVHSPDTTYMIEEFRQKPDEHIHSEKELIFAILFAVTKYFQRALSQLNSQRLVLDNNLSERIHNKDLQELSQVEKSLVYLSSSIRTNLMMLESLKNKKSGLHMNASEEEMCDDIIIEVQQSSQMIKIYSEVTEEISKTSNNILNNNLNNTMQFLTVWSLLLTIPTIVTGFFGMNVDLPIFHNPFDWVIITVGSIIVMAILLWYLRRHNML; encoded by the coding sequence ATGATTATTAAGCAAAAACTAGCCGGAAACATTGAGTTTGACTACAAATGGTACGATATTTATAACTGTGACGATCATGATATTAGATTGTTGAAGGATGATTTTGATCTAACTTCAGAAATTATCTCTTATATCACCGACCTTCATGAACGTCCCCACTTTGATCATGACTATATTACCAACAGTGATTTGCTAGTTTACGATGTTCCTGTTTGGCCAACGGCTGATGCGGACCATTTTACAACTTTGCCAATTAAGTTTTTAATGGTCGATCATACACTTTTTACCGTACATTCTCCTGATACAACTTATATGATTGAGGAATTTAGACAGAAGCCAGACGAACATATTCATAGTGAAAAAGAATTAATCTTTGCTATTCTTTTTGCGGTTACGAAGTATTTCCAAAGAGCATTAAGCCAGCTAAATAGTCAACGCCTAGTTTTGGATAATAACTTAAGTGAAAGAATTCATAATAAAGACTTGCAAGAATTGTCTCAAGTTGAAAAAAGTTTGGTTTATTTATCTAGTTCAATTAGAACTAATCTAATGATGCTTGAGAGCTTGAAAAACAAAAAATCTGGTCTTCATATGAATGCTTCTGAAGAAGAAATGTGTGATGATATCATCATTGAAGTTCAGCAGTCCTCGCAAATGATTAAGATTTATAGCGAAGTGACTGAGGAAATATCTAAAACTTCAAATAATATTTTGAATAATAACTTGAACAATACGATGCAGTTTTTGACGGTGTGGTCTCTTTTACTAACGATTCCAACTATTGTAACTGGATTCTTTGGGATGAACGTTGATTTGCCGATTTTTCATAATCCATTCGATTGGGTAATAATAACTGTAGGTTCGATTATTGTAATGGCAATACTGCTTTGGTATTTACGTCGACATAATATGCTTTAA
- the rpsR gene encoding 30S ribosomal protein S18, with translation MAQQRRGGRRRRKVDFIAANHIDYIDYKDVDLLKRFISERGKILPRRVTGTSAKNQRKLTVAIKRARVMGLLPFVAED, from the coding sequence ATGGCTCAACAAAGAAGAGGTGGCCGTCGTCGTCGTAAGGTTGACTTTATTGCAGCTAACCACATTGACTACATCGACTACAAGGATGTTGATTTGTTGAAACGTTTTATCTCTGAAAGAGGTAAGATCTTACCACGTCGTGTCACTGGCACTAGCGCAAAGAATCAACGTAAGTTGACTGTTGCTATTAAGAGAGCTCGCGTTATGGGCTTATTGCCATTTGTCGCAGAAGACTAA
- a CDS encoding Mbeg1-like protein — MGKILDYVRWRGDLTLDREPFNSLDAGLFAAFAYLPFDQSVKGHTLEAATKRLIEKKTLIHSDKLEAELVNLSDRYKKMRFLDWSHLSQKKPPVQFTAMTIELDPETILVAYRGTDGSMVGLNEDVDMSYQPEIFGQNVAADYLDKIAETYPDKKIYTTGHSKGGNFAAYALYAAAPSLQDRIIRAYSFDGPGFMKEMYKQVEFQRVIPKMMTYVPEGSIFGMMLDHPERVIVVKSRMKHLMKQHNPLHWEVARNSFVMARGLSNASRIIRSTFISWNTKIPREKREAFWLAFFTALESQKITDASQLTTNKIRGAIQFSHAYLSLDPDVRLIANEIISDITATARQYINLPFISHSEHLKPLGNDSSKGPIVDDSYDGS, encoded by the coding sequence TTGGGTAAAATACTTGATTATGTTCGCTGGCGGGGTGACCTAACACTAGATCGAGAACCATTTAATAGCTTAGACGCTGGTCTATTTGCTGCATTTGCTTATCTTCCTTTTGATCAAAGTGTTAAAGGTCATACGCTTGAGGCAGCTACAAAACGTTTAATAGAAAAGAAAACACTAATTCACTCAGATAAATTAGAAGCAGAATTAGTCAACTTAAGTGATCGCTATAAGAAGATGCGCTTTTTAGACTGGTCGCACCTTTCTCAAAAAAAACCACCAGTACAGTTCACAGCAATGACAATTGAATTGGATCCAGAGACTATTCTTGTAGCCTATCGCGGAACTGATGGCTCGATGGTTGGCTTGAATGAAGACGTAGATATGAGTTACCAACCAGAAATTTTTGGACAGAATGTGGCAGCCGATTATCTAGACAAAATTGCAGAAACTTATCCTGATAAAAAAATCTATACTACTGGTCATTCAAAAGGTGGAAATTTTGCGGCTTACGCACTTTATGCGGCTGCCCCTAGTCTTCAAGATAGAATTATTAGAGCATATAGCTTTGATGGCCCTGGTTTTATGAAGGAAATGTATAAGCAGGTGGAATTTCAGCGCGTAATTCCAAAAATGATGACTTATGTTCCTGAAGGATCGATCTTCGGGATGATGCTTGACCATCCAGAGCGAGTTATCGTAGTCAAAAGTAGAATGAAACACTTAATGAAACAGCACAATCCCTTACACTGGGAAGTAGCACGAAATAGCTTTGTGATGGCACGTGGCTTAAGCAATGCAAGCAGAATTATTAGAAGTACGTTCATCTCATGGAATACAAAGATTCCACGTGAAAAACGCGAAGCATTTTGGCTAGCCTTCTTTACTGCTTTAGAATCGCAAAAAATTACAGATGCTAGTCAACTAACAACTAATAAAATACGTGGTGCAATCCAATTTAGCCATGCTTACCTTTCTCTTGACCCAGACGTACGTTTAATTGCTAACGAGATAATTTCTGATATTACAGCAACCGCTCGTCAGTATATCAATCTTCCCTTCATTAGCCACAGTGAACACTTGAAACCACTAGGCAATGACTCGAGTAAAGGACCAATTGTTGACGATTCATATGATGGTAGCTAG
- a CDS encoding ROK family protein, which translates to MVENKYVGSIEAGGTKFILAVQDTESGEIVAKKRIPTTDAKETLAKSVEFFKEHPVAALGIGTFGPIDINPNSRTFGYILDTPKRGWSGTNVKGTFEKELGIPVVMTTDVNASCYGEYIARGKDDSKTYFYVTIGTGIGAGAVQAGKFIGLNNHPEMGHMLVTPYPGDDYTGKCPFHGNKCVEGMAAGPSLEGRTGIPGEKLPRDHKVFTYVSYYVAQLLFNAYMTMRPDVMVVGGSVLNDQDLVQVRGFFREFNNNYVATPDVDELIVRPAVADNGSATLGDFELAKEALKNK; encoded by the coding sequence ATGGTAGAAAATAAATATGTAGGTAGTATTGAAGCTGGTGGAACAAAGTTTATCTTGGCAGTTCAAGATACAGAAAGTGGCGAAATTGTTGCAAAGAAACGAATTCCGACAACCGACGCGAAGGAAACTTTAGCAAAAAGCGTTGAATTTTTTAAAGAGCATCCAGTAGCTGCTTTAGGAATCGGGACCTTTGGACCAATTGATATCAATCCAAATTCCAGAACATTTGGTTACATCTTGGATACACCTAAACGTGGTTGGTCAGGAACAAATGTTAAGGGTACTTTTGAAAAAGAACTTGGCATTCCAGTAGTAATGACGACTGATGTTAACGCTTCTTGTTATGGTGAATATATTGCACGTGGTAAAGATGATTCAAAGACTTACTTCTATGTAACAATTGGAACAGGAATTGGTGCTGGTGCAGTTCAAGCTGGTAAGTTTATTGGATTAAACAATCACCCAGAAATGGGACATATGCTCGTAACTCCTTATCCGGGTGATGATTACACTGGAAAATGTCCATTCCACGGTAATAAGTGTGTTGAAGGAATGGCAGCTGGACCTTCACTAGAAGGAAGAACCGGTATTCCTGGTGAAAAATTACCTAGAGATCACAAAGTATTTACTTATGTATCCTACTATGTAGCACAATTATTATTTAATGCATACATGACCATGCGCCCAGATGTAATGGTTGTTGGTGGATCAGTTTTAAATGATCAAGATTTAGTGCAAGTGCGTGGATTCTTTAGAGAATTCAACAATAACTATGTAGCAACACCTGACGTTGATGAGCTAATTGTTCGTCCAGCAGTTGCAGATAATGGTTCTGCAACTTTAGGTGATTTTGAATTAGCTAAAGAAGCTTTAAAGAATAAATAA
- the ssb gene encoding single-stranded DNA-binding protein, giving the protein MINNVVLVGRLTRDPDLRTTGSGISVATFTLAVDRQYTNSQGERGADFVSCVIWRKAAENFANFTSKGSLVGIQGRIQTRTYDDKDGKRVYVTEVIVDNFSLLESRRDRENRQTNGGNFAPQGGNAPSTNNFGGSSAPSTNNAPAGGESNKPQDPFADSGSTIDISDDDLPF; this is encoded by the coding sequence ATGATTAATAATGTTGTACTTGTTGGCCGTTTAACACGTGATCCTGATTTACGTACAACCGGGAGTGGAATCTCAGTTGCTACGTTTACTCTAGCTGTTGACCGTCAATACACCAATAGTCAAGGTGAACGTGGTGCTGATTTCGTCAGCTGTGTAATTTGGCGTAAAGCTGCAGAGAACTTTGCTAACTTTACTTCAAAGGGTTCGTTAGTTGGTATTCAAGGCCGGATTCAAACTAGAACGTACGATGATAAAGATGGTAAGAGAGTTTACGTGACTGAAGTCATCGTGGATAACTTCTCTTTACTAGAATCACGTCGAGATCGTGAGAATCGTCAGACCAATGGTGGTAATTTTGCTCCACAAGGAGGAAATGCCCCAAGTACTAATAACTTTGGTGGATCTAGTGCTCCAAGCACTAATAATGCTCCTGCTGGTGGAGAAAGCAATAAACCGCAAGATCCATTTGCAGATTCAGGTAGCACCATCGATATCTCAGATGATGATCTCCCATTTTAA
- the rplI gene encoding 50S ribosomal protein L9 has translation MKVIFIKDMKGKGKRGEVKNVPDGYAQNFLIKNGYAKEATSSNLNTLKRVQKAEKDAYEAEKAAAEDIKKKLEDDKTIVNFKSKAGTDSRLFGSISGKKIVEGLEKQYGIKVDKRKLELPEPIKSLGYTNVPVKLFKGVEAVIRVHITEQD, from the coding sequence ATGAAAGTTATTTTTATTAAAGACATGAAGGGTAAAGGTAAGCGCGGAGAAGTTAAGAATGTACCTGATGGCTATGCTCAAAACTTTTTAATTAAAAATGGCTATGCTAAAGAAGCTACTAGCTCTAACTTAAATACCTTGAAGCGCGTTCAAAAGGCCGAAAAAGATGCCTATGAAGCAGAAAAAGCAGCAGCTGAAGATATTAAAAAGAAACTTGAAGATGACAAGACAATTGTGAACTTTAAGTCTAAAGCTGGTACTGATTCACGTTTATTTGGTTCCATTTCAGGTAAGAAAATTGTTGAAGGACTTGAAAAGCAATACGGTATTAAGGTCGATAAGCGTAAATTAGAGCTTCCAGAGCCAATTAAATCCTTAGGATACACAAATGTCCCTGTTAAGTTATTTAAAGGCGTAGAAGCAGTAATTCGCGTTCACATTACGGAGCAAGACTAA
- a CDS encoding DHH family phosphoesterase, with protein sequence MKGFLRKLELPEFVKDTRLTASLIIVLVLSLLGAIIGMLISPLFGLAMVLLFILTVIFVIYGIYVLAGNTNNYAANLSYRIKRGEQEAMIKMPLGIMLYDKDRQIQWINPYLQMYLHGKDIIGSSISSVDKELAKYVDDAIKSDSNQNKIIKWGDRKFEMVVQDDLGVVYLLDITRYANIEEKYKQERLAIGLIFIDNYDELSQSMSDQNLTNMSSYVQNALSNYAGQFNSYLKRIDEDHFILLTHMHDLAKMEDDKFSILDKVRTESSRKNMPLTLSIGIAFGSESLNEIADQAQSNLDLALGRGGDQVVVKQSGHEARFYGGKSNPMEKRTRVRARMVSQALVELFKGVDHVFVQGHRNPDLDAIGSAIGIVKIARIHGVKASVVLDVDHVNYDVGRLIAKMQAAGIDKDVFISPKDALEAATDESLLVLTDHSKYSITYDPELYDRLKNRLIIIDHHRRGEEFPENPMLVYIEPYASSTCELVTEMIEYQPQGGEGVLTDLEASAMLAGITVDSKEFSLRTGTRTFDAASYLRSIGADTQVVSELLKENIDNYLQRSHLVSTIDMIEPDMALLMGEDNKIYDPIITAQAADTALSLEHVDASFALTRRTKDAIGISARSMGNVNVQVIMEKLGGGGHLSNAATQIKGVTVEEAKDKLLAAINEYLEENE encoded by the coding sequence ATGAAAGGCTTTTTACGCAAATTAGAATTGCCTGAATTTGTTAAAGATACACGTTTAACAGCATCATTAATCATTGTCTTAGTTTTATCCTTATTGGGAGCTATTATTGGGATGCTAATCAGTCCGCTTTTTGGGCTGGCAATGGTGCTGTTGTTTATCTTGACAGTTATTTTCGTAATATATGGAATTTATGTTCTGGCTGGAAATACGAATAATTATGCTGCTAATCTTTCATACCGCATAAAGCGTGGAGAACAAGAGGCTATGATTAAGATGCCACTTGGGATTATGCTTTATGATAAGGATCGACAGATTCAATGGATCAATCCTTATTTGCAAATGTATCTACATGGGAAAGACATTATTGGCTCTTCTATCTCCTCAGTAGATAAAGAACTAGCTAAATATGTTGACGACGCTATTAAGTCTGATAGTAATCAAAATAAAATTATTAAATGGGGCGACCGAAAATTTGAAATGGTTGTCCAAGATGATTTAGGCGTTGTTTATTTACTTGATATTACGCGCTATGCAAATATTGAGGAAAAATATAAGCAAGAGAGATTAGCAATTGGCTTAATATTTATCGATAATTATGATGAATTAAGTCAATCAATGAGTGACCAGAACTTAACAAATATGAGTTCATACGTCCAGAATGCTCTCAGCAATTATGCTGGTCAATTTAATTCATACCTTAAACGAATTGATGAAGACCACTTTATTTTATTAACGCACATGCATGACTTGGCTAAGATGGAAGATGATAAGTTTTCTATCTTAGATAAGGTTAGAACTGAATCAAGCCGTAAGAATATGCCGTTAACTTTATCAATTGGAATTGCGTTTGGGTCTGAAAGCTTAAATGAAATTGCAGACCAAGCTCAATCCAATTTAGATTTAGCTTTAGGACGTGGAGGTGATCAAGTTGTTGTAAAACAATCAGGTCATGAAGCTCGCTTTTACGGTGGAAAGTCTAATCCAATGGAAAAGCGTACGCGGGTAAGAGCTCGAATGGTATCGCAGGCTTTGGTAGAATTATTTAAAGGCGTTGATCACGTCTTTGTTCAAGGACACCGAAATCCTGATTTGGATGCGATTGGTTCAGCAATTGGAATTGTTAAAATCGCTAGAATTCATGGTGTGAAGGCTAGTGTTGTTTTGGATGTTGACCATGTTAACTATGATGTAGGACGTTTAATTGCTAAAATGCAGGCTGCTGGCATTGATAAAGATGTATTTATTTCTCCTAAAGATGCTCTTGAAGCAGCAACTGATGAATCACTTTTAGTTTTAACCGATCACTCTAAATACAGCATTACTTATGATCCTGAACTTTATGATCGTTTGAAGAATCGCTTGATCATTATTGATCACCACCGTCGCGGCGAAGAATTTCCTGAAAACCCAATGCTTGTGTACATTGAGCCATACGCATCTTCAACTTGTGAGCTTGTAACTGAAATGATTGAGTATCAGCCACAAGGAGGAGAGGGAGTCTTGACTGATTTAGAAGCATCAGCTATGCTAGCAGGAATTACAGTTGACTCTAAGGAATTCTCGCTCAGGACAGGAACTAGAACTTTTGACGCAGCAAGTTATTTACGGTCAATTGGAGCGGATACTCAAGTTGTATCTGAACTTTTGAAAGAAAATATTGATAATTACTTGCAAAGAAGTCATTTAGTTTCTACGATTGACATGATTGAACCAGATATGGCTCTATTAATGGGAGAAGATAATAAGATCTATGATCCCATTATTACTGCTCAAGCCGCAGATACTGCCTTATCGCTTGAACATGTAGATGCTAGTTTCGCACTTACTAGACGAACAAAAGACGCAATTGGTATCTCAGCGCGTTCAATGGGAAACGTGAATGTTCAAGTAATTATGGAAAAATTAGGCGGTGGTGGCCACTTATCTAATGCTGCAACGCAGATTAAAGGCGTAACAGTTGAAGAAGCTAAGGATAAGTTGCTTGCTGCAATTAATGAATATCTTGAAGAAAATGAATAG
- the dnaB gene encoding replicative DNA helicase: protein MDNVVSQQIPHDSEAEKAVLGAVFLDPEAIIDASDVLQPDDFYEHANRIVFQAMLNISDREEVIDPVTLQDELKKNNQVDDIGGISYVTELSMATPTAAHVTYYAKIVKRKAILRNLISTSQRIIQNAIEGSDDVTDILDDAESQIMGVSQNNASGGFKSIHDVLNTTMEEINSIPDDGNTVTGLPSGFSELDKMTTGFHDDELIILAARPGVGKTAFALNVAQFVGLKTDKTVAMFSLEMGAEQLVQRMLASEGLIDSQHLRTGQLTDEEWRKLVVAAGSLDNTSIYIDDTPGIKMSEIRAKARRLAKEKGNLGLIVIDYLQLIEGPRSESRQQEVSAISRQLKKLAKELHIPVIALSQLSRSVEQRQDKRPVLSDIRESGSIEQDADIVAFLYRDDYYRDEREEDDEGEVEAEEDNGEVEVIIEKNRSGTRGTVKLMFSKPYNRFSNLDYTHNEA from the coding sequence ATGGATAATGTTGTTTCTCAACAAATTCCCCATGATAGTGAAGCAGAAAAGGCGGTCCTAGGGGCCGTTTTTTTAGATCCAGAAGCAATTATTGATGCTTCTGATGTATTGCAACCTGACGATTTTTATGAACATGCAAATAGAATCGTTTTTCAAGCAATGCTTAATATTTCGGATCGTGAGGAAGTAATTGACCCGGTTACTCTACAAGATGAGTTAAAGAAAAATAATCAGGTAGATGATATTGGCGGAATTTCATATGTTACAGAACTGTCTATGGCAACTCCAACAGCAGCTCACGTTACTTATTACGCTAAAATTGTAAAGCGCAAAGCTATTCTTAGAAACTTAATTTCTACTAGTCAAAGAATCATTCAGAATGCTATTGAAGGTTCTGATGATGTAACAGATATTTTAGATGACGCTGAAAGTCAAATAATGGGCGTCTCACAGAATAATGCAAGTGGTGGGTTTAAGTCTATTCATGATGTATTAAACACGACTATGGAGGAAATTAACTCTATTCCAGATGATGGGAATACAGTTACAGGACTTCCATCGGGATTTTCTGAATTAGATAAGATGACGACTGGATTCCATGATGATGAATTGATTATTCTAGCTGCTCGTCCTGGTGTTGGTAAGACGGCTTTTGCCTTAAACGTGGCTCAATTTGTTGGTCTAAAGACTGACAAGACTGTTGCAATGTTTTCACTAGAAATGGGAGCTGAACAGTTAGTTCAAAGAATGCTAGCTTCAGAAGGGTTAATTGACTCACAGCACCTTAGAACCGGTCAATTAACTGATGAAGAATGGCGTAAATTAGTTGTTGCAGCTGGATCACTAGATAATACAAGTATCTATATTGATGACACCCCCGGAATTAAAATGAGTGAAATTCGAGCTAAGGCACGTAGGTTAGCTAAAGAAAAAGGAAATTTAGGTTTAATCGTAATTGACTACCTGCAGCTAATTGAAGGACCACGGAGTGAATCACGTCAGCAAGAAGTTTCGGCAATTTCACGACAATTGAAAAAATTAGCCAAAGAATTGCATATTCCAGTTATTGCTCTGTCGCAGTTATCTCGTTCAGTTGAGCAGCGACAAGACAAGCGGCCTGTTTTGTCTGATATTCGTGAATCTGGATCAATTGAGCAGGATGCCGATATTGTTGCCTTTCTTTATCGTGATGATTATTACCGTGATGAACGAGAAGAAGATGACGAAGGCGAAGTGGAAGCTGAAGAAGATAATGGTGAAGTAGAAGTAATCATTGAGAAAAACCGTTCTGGTACGCGTGGAACAGTTAAACTGATGTTCTCAAAACCATATAACCGTTTTTCAAATCTTGACTATACTCATAATGAAGCTTAA
- the rpsF gene encoding 30S ribosomal protein S6, whose translation MAKTKYEVTYIIKPDIDEDSKKALIDRFDKVVTDNGAEELESKDWGKRRFAYEIEKYREGTYHIMTFVAENSEPVDEFGRLSRIDNQVLRSMTVKLDK comes from the coding sequence ATGGCAAAAACTAAGTACGAAGTTACTTACATCATCAAGCCTGATATTGACGAAGATTCAAAGAAAGCATTGATCGATCGTTTCGATAAAGTTGTTACTGACAACGGTGCTGAAGAACTTGAATCTAAAGATTGGGGTAAGAGACGTTTCGCATACGAAATTGAAAAATACCGTGAAGGTACTTATCACATTATGACTTTCGTTGCAGAAAACTCTGAACCAGTTGATGAATTTGGTCGTCTTTCTCGTATTGATAACCAAGTTTTACGTTCAATGACTGTAAAATTAGACAAGTAA